Below is a genomic region from Borreliella spielmanii.
GTTACTTGATGTATTGTACTGAAGATAAAAAAAAAAGGAGTAATAATGAAAGTTATAAATATATTATTTTGTTTATTTTTAATTATGCTAAATGGCTGTAATGCTGATGATACCAATACCCAACAAACAACAAAAATTAGAAAAAAACGTGATTTAAGTAAAGAAGAGTCAAAAGAAGAAAAACTTAAATCTAAAGAAGAACTTCTTAGAGAAAAGCTATCTGATGATCAAAAAAAACACCTTGATTGGTTAAAAACCGCTTTAACTGGTGCTGGAGAATTTGATAAATTTTTGGGATATGATGAAGACAAAATAAAAGAAGCACTTGATCATATAAAAAAAGAACTTGATAGCTGTACTGGAAATCAAGCAGATGAACAAAAAAACACTTTTAAACAGACGGTTCAAGGAGCCCTTAAGGGCGATATAGACGAATTTACAGACCAAGCAAGTAGTACATGTGGTAGTGGTAATTAATAATAAAAAAGGAGAGGAGAATGAAGATTATCAATATATTATTTTGTTTATTTTTAATTATGCTAAATGGCTGTAATTCCGATAATAATGATGTTTTTAAGAAGAATAATAAAAACAATACCCAAGAAGTAAAAAGTAGGAAAAAACGTGATTTAAGCGAACAAGAAAAGCCTAAATCTAAAGAAGAACTTCTTAGAGAAAAGCTATCTGAAGACCAAAAAACACAACTTGATTGGTTAAAAACCGCTTTAACTGATGTAGGAGAATTTGATAAATTTTTGGGATATGATGAAGACAAAATAAAAGAAGCACTTGATCATATAAAAAGTGAACTTGATAAATGCACTGGAAAAGATGACCAGAAAAAAACTTTTAAAGAAACAGTTAAAGAAT
It encodes:
- a CDS encoding Mlp family lipoprotein, with amino-acid sequence MKVINILFCLFLIMLNGCNADDTNTQQTTKIRKKRDLSKEESKEEKLKSKEELLREKLSDDQKKHLDWLKTALTGAGEFDKFLGYDEDKIKEALDHIKKELDSCTGNQADEQKNTFKQTVQGALKGDIDEFTDQASSTCGSGN
- a CDS encoding Mlp family lipoprotein — its product is MKIINILFCLFLIMLNGCNSDNNDVFKKNNKNNTQEVKSRKKRDLSEQEKPKSKEELLREKLSEDQKTQLDWLKTALTDVGEFDKFLGYDEDKIKEALDHIKSELDKCTGKDDQKKTFKETVKEFLKGNSIDDFKSNTNATCDQ